GTAATGCATGTATGGGCCCAGACGGTATGGTGGCCCTGGGCATCGGTTTCAGGGTGAAATTGGGCATCCTGGATGGTCAATGCCAGACGATCCAGTTCCGGAAAAAGCTGCTTTAGCACGGACAAACGAAAATACCCATCCAGACCCATTGAGGGGCGGTGGGGTTCCAGGAGCAGGCGGAATAACTCTTCTTGCACACGTTCCCGGCTTAGTTCTTGCAGGGGAATAGACGCGGCGCGGCGGATGATTTCCGGGTCTACTTTAAACCCGAGAACCGCGGCAAATCGGGCGCAACGCAATAGCCTCAATGGATCATCTGCGAACGTATCGGGACCGGTCATGACGATTCGGCGCTGACGCAAGGCCTCCCTGCCGTTGAACGGATCCACTAATTCGTTGTCCACCAGACGCATTGCCATTGAGTTGCAGGTAAAATCACGGCGGGCGAGATCCTCTTCAAGCGTAATTTTCGGTCCGGACAGAATGGCGAAATTGCGGTGGGAATGGCGGCGCGGATCCAGGCGTGCATCCATGCGCGGCACAGACACATCATAGGTCATGCCGTCAACAGTGAACTTGACGACGGCGAAACTCTTTCCCACGGTTCCGGTGCGGCCATGGGGGCTGAGAATCTCTTCGATTTCCCCGTAAGTGCGGCCGGTCACAACCAGGTCGATATCCCGGCCCCCACGCCGGGCGGCTGTAAGTAAATAATCCCGGACCGTTCCTCCCACCAGGAAAACCGCTTCACCGAACAGGTCCACAAACAGGCGGCGATGGGGAAACTCAATTCCGGGCAGTTTCATGATGCTGATACCGGTCCAGGTAACCGATGAATCGTTGCAGTTCTTTAAACTGTGCCGTATCAATGCGCTGAAATTGAAAGGCCGCCACATGCCGATCCGGTCCCGAACCGATCCGCACCAGGCGCATGCACTCTACACAGAACCGGTTCAGCGGCGTGGAAATAATCGCCTGGTTCACCTCCATTCCGGGCTCGAGGCGGCGGCGGAAACCACCGATGATCGCGGCAGTTCCACTCAAAGAGAGATCACGCAGTCGCCCACGCAACAGGCGGCCGTTGCTGTCCGTGGCGTGCAGCCATACATCCAGATCCACCGGCAACAACACGCGCCGCATTTCACGCATGTTGCGCCCCGACGCGGGATGGGCATGGGCATAAGCAAGAAAATCATCCACGATCCGCTGCTTGCGGCGCTTCTCAAAGCGGCCCAGCATCCACAAAGCCACGAACAGGGGAATTGAAAGCAAGGCGGTCAAGGCAAGGATTTTTAGGCTCATTCACACGCACCACAATCTCATTCACTATAGCCGCGCGGCAGAAAAGTGTCAACCCGGGGATTGCGTTCTATTCTCATCACCAGTATATTAATGGCATGAAAATCGACTTTTACTCCCACGGAGCCTGCCGGGAGGTTACCGGTTCAAAGCATTTCCTGGACGTAGACGGCCACACATTGCAGATCGATTCGGGCATGTTTCAAGGGCGCCGGCGGGAATCCTATGAAAAGAACCGTGACCTGCCGTTCAACCCGGCCGATGTGGACGCGATCATTCTGACCCACGGCCATTTCGACCATTCAGGCGCCTTGCCCATCATGGTGAAGAAAGGATTCGACGGCCCGGTATTCGCCACATCCGCCACACGCGACATCACCAACATCATCCTTTTCGATAGCGCATACATCCAGCAAAAAGATCATGAATACCTGGCGGAAAAGGCCCGCAAGTACCCGGAGCGCAACCTCATCGCCTACGAACCGCTTTACGACAGCCAGGATGCCGTAAACGCCATGCAGCATTTCGCCGGGCACGGCTACCATAGAACCTTTGGCGCGATCCCTGGAGTAAAGGCCAACTTTTACGACGCCGGCCATATTCTGGGCGCCGCCACCGTCCACCTCGAGATCGATAACGGCATGTGTATCGGATTTTCCGGCGACCTCGGCCGTCCCAATCTACCCATTATCCGCGACCCCGAAATCTTGCCGCCAATGGACTACCTGGTCCTGGAAGGCACCTATGGAAACCGTTTGCACGAATCGATCGGCATGGCCCGGGAATCACTGGAAAAGGTGATCCGGCGCGCCACAGAGCGCCGTGGGAAAGTCATTATCCCCGCCTTTACCATTGAACGCACCCAGGAACTCATTTACTTTATTCACCAATTGACCCGCGAACGCCGCATCCATGCCCTTCCCATTTTCATCGACTCCCCCATGGCCGTAAACGCCACCTCGATATTTAAAATCCACCCGGAATGTTTTGACCGTGAAACCGTGGATTACTTTTTGTCCAAAAACATCGATCCTTTCGGGTTTGAAACCATCCGCTACGTGACATCCGTGCGCGAATCGCGTGAAATCAACGACCTGGAGGGGCCGGCTGTCATCATTTCCGCCAGCGGCATGGCTGAAAACGGCCGCATCCTTCACCATTTGAAAAACCACATCGGCAAACCCCGCAACATCGTGGCGATTGTGGGCTTCATGGCGGAAAACACCCTGGGTCGGAAACTGGTGGAACGACATCCCTCAGTTAAAATATTCGGCAAAGATTACCCCGTCAAAGCGGAAGTCGTGACGCTGAATGCTTTTTCCGCCCATGCAGACTACAAGGAGATGCAGGAATGGCTGGGCAAACACGACCTGGACCGCTTGAAAAAGATCTTCCTGGTTCATGGAGAAGCCGATTCGCTCACCAGCCTCAGGCAGAAACTCCTGAATCAGGGCATTCCGGATGTGGAGATCGTGCAGTCGGGGGTTCACTACCCCCTGCCGGCAGCGTTGCCCTGATCATATCCGGATCCGTTCCCAAACTTGATATCCTTCCAGAAAAGCTTATAATATACGGCGGAGGCGCGAGTCATGAACATAGATGATCTACTGAAAATTGCGGTAGAGCGTAACGCGTCCGATCTCCACCTGAAAGTCGGTAACCATCCCGTTCTCAGAATCGACGGCACCCTCCATCCACTGGTGGAGCTCAAACGGCTCATGCAGGAAGACACCATCACCATGGCTTTTTCGATCATGGGAACCCGTCAGAAAGAACAATTCAAACAGGATCACGAAATCGACATGTCTTACAGCGTTCCCGGATTGGGAAGGTTCCGTTGCAATGTGTTTCAACAACGCGGCGCAATCGGTATTGTCATGCGCATCATTCCGACCCTGATCAAGTCCATTCATGATCTGAACCTGCCGCTGGTATTGGAACGAATCGCGGACGAGCGCCGGGGAATGATCCTGGTCACCGGTACAACCGGAAGCGGCAAATCCACCTCTCTGGCCGCCATGATAGACCACGTCAACACCCATCGCATTGAACACATCATGACCATCGAAGACCCCATAGAATATCTCCACCGCGACAAAAAATGCATTATCAACCAGCGCGAGGTCAACTCCGACACCCACTCGTTCGCCCGCGCCTTGCGCAGTTCTTTGCGTGAAGATCCGGATGTCATCCTGGTTGGAGAAATGCGCGACCTGGAGACAATTGAAACCGCCCTGCTGGCCGCCGAAACCGGCCACATGGTGCTGTCCACGCTTCACACCCTGGACGCCCCCGAAACCATTAACCGCATCATTTCCATGTTCCCCCCCCACCAGCAGAAACAGATCCGCATCCAACTGGCAGCCGTGCTCAAGGCCATCATCTCGATGCGACTGATCCCTCGTTCCAATCGCAAGGGACGGGTGCCGGCGGTAGAGATCATGATCACCACCCCGTTTATCCAGGACTGCATCGTGAATCCTGAAAAAACCAAGTTCATACGCGAGGCCATTGCCCAGGGTGTTTCCCAGTATGGCATGCAGACATTTGACCAATCTCTTTATTTTCTGTACGAACGCGGGTTGATCAGCTATGAGGACGCCTTGAAGTGGGCCTCCAACGTAGACGAGTTCAAACTCAAAAAGATCGGGGTTCAGAGCACCAAGGACATGGCCACCGAAGAGATGGAAAAGCGCATATCCGATATCGCCGACACTGGAGACGAAAACGCTGAGTCAGACGGGCCCCGGGATCACAACCTGCTCAACATCGATGACATATGAACCACCTAGAGATCCGTGAACGGTTCCTGGCTTTCTTTGAAGGCCACGGACACCGCCGCGTGTTATCCGCCCCGCTGGTGCCGGCTCGCGATCGCACGCTGTTGTTTACCAACGCCGGCATGAATCAGTTCAAAGGCGTGTTCCTGCAGCAGGAAACACGGGAATACAACCGGGCCGCCAGCATTCAAAAGTGCATGCGGGTATCGGGAAAACACAACGATTTCGACGAGGTCGGCCGCACCGCATTTCACCATACCTTTTTTGAGATGCTGGGAAACTTCTCTTTCGGAAATTACTTTAAGGAAGCCGCCATTGAATATGCCTGGACCCTGCTGACCCGGAATTATGGGTTCTCACCGGAGCAGTTGTGGGTTTCCGTTTTCCGGGAAGATGACGAGGCTTTCCGCATCTGGCGGGAACGGATCGGAGTACCGGAAGCCCGCATCGCGCGCATGGACGAGGCAGACAATTTCTGGCAAATGGGAGACACCGGCCCCTGCGGACCCTGTTCCGAAATCCATTTCGACCGCGGTGAGCATTTCGGAAAAGCCGATTTCGTGGCCAACCCTTCGCGTTTCGTTGAAATCTGGAACCTGGTGTTCATGCAGTTCATCCGCGATGAATCGGGAGTTTTAACCCCGCTGCCCGCGCCTTCGATCGATACGGGCATGGGATTGGAACGCCTGGCCGCGTTGCTGCAGAAAGTTTCGGGCAACTACGCCACCGATCTGTTTCTCCCCATTATCAACACTGCGGCTGAACTCACCGGCACGGATACCGCCAAAGCGGAATCAGAGGTTCCCCTGAACGTGGTGGCCGATCATATCCGTGCTTTGACTTTTCTCATTGCCGACGGTGTGTTGCCCTCCAATGACGGCCGCGGATACGTTCTGCGCCGCATTCTGAGGCGGGCCGCCAGACATGGCCGCGCCCTCGGACAAGAGGCGCCGTTCCTCCACCGCCTCTGCCACACGGTGGTCGAAATCATGGCGCCTTGTTATCCTGAACTCGAATTTTCCGCTGATTTTATCTCGCGGGTGATCCTGAATGAAGAAGAACGTTTCGCGCACACGCTGGCCCGGGGATTGAGACGTTTCGACGAACTCCTGGACCGGGCCCGCGAATCCAGCCGCCCCATCATTCCCGGAAACGAATTGTTCACGTTATCCGATACCTATGGCTTTCCCCTGGATTTCGCTGCTGACCTGGCGCGGGAAAAAAACGTAGAGATCGACCATGAAGGCTTTCAGGCGGCTTTGAACCAGCAACGGGAACAATCGAGGACACGCCGGCGTGATTCCGTTTCCGCGCCCGTTCTGGAAGGTGCCGGCACATGGACCACTCGTTTTACGGGATACAAGGTTATCGAAGATGCGGCAACGGTCATTGCCGTATTGGTGGATGGAAAACCAGTCAAGTCCGTGGAAAGTGGAGACAGTGAAAAAGAGGTGATCCTCATTTTTGACCGCACGCCTTTTTACGCGGAATCCGGGGGACAGGTGGGCGACCGGGGCAAAGGACACACGGACAGCGCTTTTTTCCAGGTAACGGACACGCGCAAGAGCGAAAGCGGGGCTTTTTTGCATTACATCCGCCTGCGCCGTGGTCGCATTGCCTCGAAAGACCGGGCCAGGTTGGAAATCGACGCAACGCACCGCCGCGATACGGCGGTCCATCATACGGCTACGCACCTGTTGCACTCCGCACTGCGGGAAGTGCTGGGACTGCATGTCAAGCAATCCGGCTCGTACGTGGGTCCGGACAAGCTGCGCTTTGATTTCACCCATTTTCAAGCCTTGACGGACAAGGAAATCCAGTCCGTAGAGAACCTGGTAAATGAGAAGGTCCGCCGCAATGTCTTGATCAACGCCACCACGGAGGAATACGATGTGGCGGTTTCCCGGGGCGCCATTGCGTTTTTTGAAGAAAAATATTCCGACATCGTGCGCGTCATCCAGATGGATGACTTTTCCACCGAACTGTGCGGCGGCACTCACCTGGATGCCACCGGTGAAATCGGTGTGTTCAAGATCCTTTCCGAATCCTCAATTTCCGCGGGAATCCGGCGCATCGAGGCCCTGGGCGGCGCCCCCGCATTCGCCCATATTCAGCAGCGCTTGCATTGTTTGCACACGTTGCAGCAACATTTCAGTCAACCCGCGGAGACACTCCCCCAATACCTGGTTCAACTGGAACAAAATACCCGGGAGTTGGAGCGGCGCCTGGAGGCTCTGCAACGGCGGCAAAGACAACCGGATTTGAAAACAGTCATGGACAGAGCCGAGCCCATCGGTGAAACCGCGGCTGTGGTGGAGTTTTTCGGCGATCTGGATCGCAAGCAACTCAGTACATTGGCGGACGAATTAAAAAAGCAACTCAAGGGATTGGCCGTGCTGTTCGCCAACACCAACGGCAAATCCGCCATCACGGTTTCAGTGGCCGACGAATTGGCTTCAACCTTTAATGCTTCGCAACTGGTCAAACAGATCGCGGAACTGGTGGAAGGCAGCGGCGGCGGGCGGCCCGATTTCGCCCAGGCCGGCGGGCGGTTGATCACCGATTTTTCTCTCTTGCGTTCACGTGTGATAGAGATTCTCAGGAGCCGGCTGCCATGAAATTCATGGGGGTATTGCTCCTGCTGTTGCCTTTGACCGCGCATACCCAGGATGAAGTGAAAATTCAACGCAAGCCGCGGGGACAAATCGAGATTCGCAACGCATTGCGCAGGCCGGCCCGATCCGTATCCGTTCAGAACCGTGGTATTTCCATCCCCTCAGCCAGCCGGGAATTGTCCCTCAAGATCCGCGAGTTGGCAACCCGGCACAGCATGGAAGAATCCCTTGTTTACGCTGTGGCGCGGGCTGAAAGCGCGCTCAATCCCTACGCGGTTTCGCCCAAGGGAGCTGTCGGCATCATGCAGCTCATGCCGGATACAGCCAAACTGTATGGCGTCAAAAATCGTTTCAATATCAATGAAAACCTGGAAGCCGGCATCCGTCACTTGAAGTACTTGAATGATCGTTTCAACGGTGACCTGGCCCTGATTCTGGCCGCCTACAACGCCGGCGAAGAAGCGGTTCGCAAATACAACGGCATCCCCCCATTCAAGGAAACCCAGCAGTACGTGCGCCGGGTAATGCGCCTCATGGGCCGCACTTTCACCGGGGGTGCAAATGTACCTTCTCCCCTGTACAAGGTGATCACATCTCAGGGAAGAATCCTGATTACGAATACGCCCCCGCCCCGGAACGTGGGCAAAGTGGAGAGATTGAAGTGAAAGCGACAACCCGGTCCGCACAACTCACCTATGGGATTCTGATCGGGGCCGCTAGCGCAGGTGTGATATCCCTGATCCCGCTTGTCAACCTTCTGAACCTTTTCTTTATGTTCTGGATGGCAATCGGCGGCGCCATCGGAGTTTGGGTTTTTCAACGCCGCAACCAGAAAGCCACTTTAACGGAAGCCGCCCTGTGCGGAGGATTGAGCGGGCTTTTGGGTGGCGTGATTTTCGCACTGGTTACGTACATGGCCCTGCATACAATTTCCCCCGAGGGATTCAACCGCATGCTGATGCTGATCGAAAAAATCCTGCCCAATTTCGGAGCAGAGGTGGATCCGTGGGTCACCAGCGATGATTTCCGAGGTATGCTGGGGATCGTATTGCTCATGTCCGTCGGTTTGTCCGGTCTGGTGGGGATCCTGGGCGGATTGATCGCCCGTTGGGCCTGGTCACCGCGAAAACAGAAAGATTCCGGGCTCCCCAGCGGGGAACATCATGACTGAAACCTGCCGTGTCCACCTGGTGGTCAACCCCTTTTCCGCCCGGGGCCGAACCGCTGAGCGTTGGAAAACCATCCGTGAAGCGGTGCGGCAATACTATCGTGAATTCAAATACGTCTTTACCGAGCGCCCCCTTCAAGCCACCGAAATCGTGCGCGAATTGCTGCGTGACGGATTTGATCTCATTATCGGCGTCGGCGGAGACGGCACGCTCAACGAAATCGCGAATGGATTTTTTGCGGAAAACCAACACTGCGCCATCAACGGAGACGCCTCCCTGGGCATGATTCCTTCCGGAACCGGATCCGACTTTATCCGCGGCCTGAAAATTCCCCGTGACCTGAGGGCTTCACTGCAGCGCATTAAAACGGCTCTGCCCAGGCGCATCGATGCCGGACGAATCGAATACCTGGGAGCGGATGCGCCCGCGCCGCGGTATTTTGTCAACGTCGCCGACTTCGGAATCGGCGCGGAAGTGGTCCGGCGCTTGACAAACGTCCCGGTTCGCAAACCGGGCCGATGGACGTATTACTCCGGCCTGTTGTCCACGATCCGCAACTATTCCAGCCCTTGTATCCGCATCGAGACAGACGAGGGAGTCCGCTTGGAAGGGCGTTTCCTGATCGGTGCCGTGGCCAACGGCAGTGTTTTCGGCGGCGGCATGATTATTGCGCCGGACGCGCGGGCGGATGACGGTTGTTTCGATCTCGTGCTGGTAGACGACATGAAGCCCCTGGCCATTATCCGTCGTTCACTCAGTTTATATACCGGAACCATTCAAAAACGTCCCGAAGTTCGCGTTTTAAGAGCGAGATCCATTGAAGTGCACACAAACAATGAAACCGTGGGCCTTGAATTCGACGGTGAACCCGGCGGAACCTTGCCGGCACGGTTCGAATGCCTTCCCGCATGTTTAAACATCCGACTGTAATTTTCACTGCCGGCGTCAGCGGCCAGGCCGCTGCAACAATTGCGTCGCGCGGCAGGGTATGATACCATTAAAGTTATAATTTAATTACTTGGAGATGCGAATATGACAACTCGAGTTTCCATAACCTTGACCTGCCTCGTTCTCTTGCTTGCAACCGTGGGATGCCCCAATACCAATGCCGACCTGGCACGTTTTCATTCCACCTTTTCCCGGATTCAGCAGGAGTACAACTCCGGCCTCACCCAAGTGACGGACCGGGAAGCCTACTTAAAGTTGCAAAAAACCCGCAACCGTCGCTTGGATGAATTGCTCAACGATATGCCCGACGACCCGAAGTCCGACGCCGCAGTGATTCTGCGGGCCCGTGTCTTGGTCAATCTGCAACGAATTTCCAGTGCGGAGTCCCTGTTAAAGCCGTTATTGAACCGCAGCAAAACACCGCCGGAAGCCATTACGGTCCAGGTGCTGGCCCATATGGCCGCACAACGGCAGCATGATGCCCTAAAGATGTTTCGTTCCCTCAAAAGCGACATCACCGACCCCACCGACCGCCATAATATCTGGCTCTATTTCGCCATGGTTGCGGATAGTGCCGATGTTCAGCGCGACTTCGCCCGCAAATTCGTGGAATCTTCCGACATGCCTGCCCACTTTTCCCTGTTTCGTGCCAA
This Candidatus Aminicenantes bacterium DNA region includes the following protein-coding sequences:
- a CDS encoding HD domain-containing protein yields the protein MWRPFNFSALIRHSLKNCNDSSVTWTGISIMKLPGIEFPHRRLFVDLFGEAVFLVGGTVRDYLLTAARRGGRDIDLVVTGRTYGEIEEILSPHGRTGTVGKSFAVVKFTVDGMTYDVSVPRMDARLDPRRHSHRNFAILSGPKITLEEDLARRDFTCNSMAMRLVDNELVDPFNGREALRQRRIVMTGPDTFADDPLRLLRCARFAAVLGFKVDPEIIRRAASIPLQELSRERVQEELFRLLLEPHRPSMGLDGYFRLSVLKQLFPELDRLALTIQDAQFHPETDAQGHHTVWAHTCITVDVARRCARLFALDDNRSLALLLAALLHDLGKSLTTTWEYKRGRMTVTSPLHDSHGVDMAAALLERINVETRQGFPLKQAILDLIRSHHRIYELYRNREEIGFKAVARLVKDMDGEDLLLSLLDYADRRSREREPLNFVKPDAIFSWFRERTQEFNLNRETIRPLIMGRHLLQYGVHPGPAMGRWLERLYERQLSGDFSTVDEGLSLFEQMMESNGSEKSKVESEKKVTGDRRQVTGKKRRGGS
- a CDS encoding MBL fold metallo-hydrolase, whose translation is MKIDFYSHGACREVTGSKHFLDVDGHTLQIDSGMFQGRRRESYEKNRDLPFNPADVDAIILTHGHFDHSGALPIMVKKGFDGPVFATSATRDITNIILFDSAYIQQKDHEYLAEKARKYPERNLIAYEPLYDSQDAVNAMQHFAGHGYHRTFGAIPGVKANFYDAGHILGAATVHLEIDNGMCIGFSGDLGRPNLPIIRDPEILPPMDYLVLEGTYGNRLHESIGMARESLEKVIRRATERRGKVIIPAFTIERTQELIYFIHQLTRERRIHALPIFIDSPMAVNATSIFKIHPECFDRETVDYFLSKNIDPFGFETIRYVTSVRESREINDLEGPAVIISASGMAENGRILHHLKNHIGKPRNIVAIVGFMAENTLGRKLVERHPSVKIFGKDYPVKAEVVTLNAFSAHADYKEMQEWLGKHDLDRLKKIFLVHGEADSLTSLRQKLLNQGIPDVEIVQSGVHYPLPAALP
- a CDS encoding type IV pilus twitching motility protein PilT — protein: MNIDDLLKIAVERNASDLHLKVGNHPVLRIDGTLHPLVELKRLMQEDTITMAFSIMGTRQKEQFKQDHEIDMSYSVPGLGRFRCNVFQQRGAIGIVMRIIPTLIKSIHDLNLPLVLERIADERRGMILVTGTTGSGKSTSLAAMIDHVNTHRIEHIMTIEDPIEYLHRDKKCIINQREVNSDTHSFARALRSSLREDPDVILVGEMRDLETIETALLAAETGHMVLSTLHTLDAPETINRIISMFPPHQQKQIRIQLAAVLKAIISMRLIPRSNRKGRVPAVEIMITTPFIQDCIVNPEKTKFIREAIAQGVSQYGMQTFDQSLYFLYERGLISYEDALKWASNVDEFKLKKIGVQSTKDMATEEMEKRISDIADTGDENAESDGPRDHNLLNIDDI
- the alaS gene encoding alanine--tRNA ligase, whose translation is MNHLEIRERFLAFFEGHGHRRVLSAPLVPARDRTLLFTNAGMNQFKGVFLQQETREYNRAASIQKCMRVSGKHNDFDEVGRTAFHHTFFEMLGNFSFGNYFKEAAIEYAWTLLTRNYGFSPEQLWVSVFREDDEAFRIWRERIGVPEARIARMDEADNFWQMGDTGPCGPCSEIHFDRGEHFGKADFVANPSRFVEIWNLVFMQFIRDESGVLTPLPAPSIDTGMGLERLAALLQKVSGNYATDLFLPIINTAAELTGTDTAKAESEVPLNVVADHIRALTFLIADGVLPSNDGRGYVLRRILRRAARHGRALGQEAPFLHRLCHTVVEIMAPCYPELEFSADFISRVILNEEERFAHTLARGLRRFDELLDRARESSRPIIPGNELFTLSDTYGFPLDFAADLAREKNVEIDHEGFQAALNQQREQSRTRRRDSVSAPVLEGAGTWTTRFTGYKVIEDAATVIAVLVDGKPVKSVESGDSEKEVILIFDRTPFYAESGGQVGDRGKGHTDSAFFQVTDTRKSESGAFLHYIRLRRGRIASKDRARLEIDATHRRDTAVHHTATHLLHSALREVLGLHVKQSGSYVGPDKLRFDFTHFQALTDKEIQSVENLVNEKVRRNVLINATTEEYDVAVSRGAIAFFEEKYSDIVRVIQMDDFSTELCGGTHLDATGEIGVFKILSESSISAGIRRIEALGGAPAFAHIQQRLHCLHTLQQHFSQPAETLPQYLVQLEQNTRELERRLEALQRRQRQPDLKTVMDRAEPIGETAAVVEFFGDLDRKQLSTLADELKKQLKGLAVLFANTNGKSAITVSVADELASTFNASQLVKQIAELVEGSGGGRPDFAQAGGRLITDFSLLRSRVIEILRSRLP
- a CDS encoding lytic transglycosylase domain-containing protein, with the protein product MKFMGVLLLLLPLTAHTQDEVKIQRKPRGQIEIRNALRRPARSVSVQNRGISIPSASRELSLKIRELATRHSMEESLVYAVARAESALNPYAVSPKGAVGIMQLMPDTAKLYGVKNRFNINENLEAGIRHLKYLNDRFNGDLALILAAYNAGEEAVRKYNGIPPFKETQQYVRRVMRLMGRTFTGGANVPSPLYKVITSQGRILITNTPPPRNVGKVERLK
- a CDS encoding diacylglycerol kinase family lipid kinase codes for the protein MTETCRVHLVVNPFSARGRTAERWKTIREAVRQYYREFKYVFTERPLQATEIVRELLRDGFDLIIGVGGDGTLNEIANGFFAENQHCAINGDASLGMIPSGTGSDFIRGLKIPRDLRASLQRIKTALPRRIDAGRIEYLGADAPAPRYFVNVADFGIGAEVVRRLTNVPVRKPGRWTYYSGLLSTIRNYSSPCIRIETDEGVRLEGRFLIGAVANGSVFGGGMIIAPDARADDGCFDLVLVDDMKPLAIIRRSLSLYTGTIQKRPEVRVLRARSIEVHTNNETVGLEFDGEPGGTLPARFECLPACLNIRL